The window tcagtcagaggaggggagttgataagacgaaaatctttgattccaccctatctaataaaactgtgtgagtggaaccaccCCATACATGTGCGGTTAAGGCCCTTGTacgtacagagttagcagttgagagggaagtgagaaatactgacggagacgcctcagaacgcctaacttcacagAAGCTGTTTCAGCAAAAGATCAGATCCTTCCTTGAGTGGTTTGGAAGATTATGTCGATTTGACAAATGGAGAAATTGagcttttgaggcattgaacattaCTCATTTTTCTCTGCCCATATCAGAAATCTTataagatcggaagtcaggcgttatCCCCGAGTCCCTACGGGGACTGTTaactttctgaagggttggtcgtctctgaaaaggcatggaaagatgtagagtaGTATCATCAACGTAGGACTGGATagtgcaagaagtttggtttagatcattaatgaataatgaaagagattgggtgacaggacagaatcctgaggaacaccactgttaatagatttaggagaacagtggccgtctaccgcagcagcaatagaacggtcggaaaaaaaaattgagataaaagttacagagagaaggatagaaacagtagaagggtagttttgagatcaaagctttgtgccagaatcTATCAAAAGTCTTTGATATGTATAAGGCAACAGCTAAAGTTTCatagaaatctctaaaagaggaataCCAAGACTTAATaaagaaagccagatcaccagtacagAGCgtccttgacggaagccatactagcgatcagatagaagattgtgaagtgacagatatttaagaatcttcttattgaggataaactgaaaaaaaaagtttaataagCAAGAAATcgaagctatagggcggtaatTTGAGGGATAAGAACGGTCACCCTATTTAgcaacaggctgaatgtaggcaaacttccagcaagaagaaaagCTAGAAATCGATATAGACAAAATTGGAAGAGTTTAGCCAGGCAAGGGCAAGCATGGAGGCACTGtgtttgagaacaataggaaggatcCCATCAAGTCCATAAAGCTTCCGAGGATTTAGGCCACcgaaggcatggaaaacatcattacgaagaattttaattgaaggcttgaaatagtcagagggaggagaagagggagggacatgCCCACAATCATCCAAGGTACAGTTATtaccaaaggtttgagagaaataAGTTCAGCTTTtgagacagatgtgatggcagtggtaccatcaggatgaaataaaggagagaaagatgaagaagtaaagttaatagagatgtttttggccagatgccagaagactcgaggggagttagagtttcaaagattttaacattttatgtttatgaaggaatgtttagtaagttgaagaacagacttggcatgattttggtcagaaatataaagtgcaagagattcaggtgatggaaggctcaagtgccttttgtgggcaacctctctatcatgcatATCATGTGAACAagttgtgttaaaccaaggtatagaaggtttaggtagacAAAAAGAGCGAGGAATGTACCGCTCCAGGCCAAACACCATCACCTCCGTTATGCGCTCAGGACATAAGAGATGAGtttctgacacggaaacagtaactattccaggaaaaatcagcataatacctccttagATCCCCCATCTGGcaaaggcaaaacgccagaggcatatccactttgggggatcctgaggagggattggagaaataggacaagatacaaataaaagactgtgatcggaggagcccaacggagaagacaGAGTGACAGTATAAGCAAAAGGATTAAAGGTAAGAAATacgtcaagaatgttgggcgtatcttcAAGACAGTCAGGattacgagtagggtgttgcaccagttgctgtaagtaatgaaggatagcaaagtgaaggctagtttaccaggataatcagtgaaaggagaggaaagccaaaacttgtggtgaacattgaaacatCTAAAGATGGAGATCTCCTCCAAGGAATAGAGAGACAAAATGTGCTCCATTTTGAAAGGTAAATAGTCAAAGAGCTTCTTATAGTCAGAGCAGTtaggggagagacagacagtatagatgaatttagttagagagtgagttTTGAGACGAAGccaaatggtggaaaactcggataattcaagagcgtgggcatgagagcacgtcaagtcgttgcgcacatagacgcaacatccagctttgaaaCGAAATTGcaagatagagaaagtaggagggaacagaaaaggggatactgtcagttgcctcagacacctgTGTTTCGATGAGGAATAAGATGAGTTTTAGTACAGGAGAGGTGTTATTCTACAGAATGAAAATCAGATATAAGACCGCGAATGTCGCAGaaatttatgaagaaaaagtcAAAACATTTATGGTCGATACTGAgaaagcagtccgacctggggactcCGAGACTAAtgttggagtcgccatttttctttttttttttttttaagtgaaggtTATGTGTAGcaaatgcatgtagttttgtgtgaaggaggagcgTTGTCTTTAGAGGTTAGGTTATGActgccccttgagttgtgagacacaagNNNNNNNNNNNNNNNNNNNNNNNNNNNNNNNNNNNNNNNNNNNNNNNNNNNNNNNNNNNNNNNNNNNNNNNNNNNNNNNNNNNNNNNNNNNNNNNNNNNNNNNNNNNNNNNNNNNNNNNNNNNNNNNNNNNNNNNNNNNNNNNNNNNNNNNNNNNNNNNNNNNNNNNNNNNNNNNNNNNNNNNNNNNNNNNNNNNNNNNNNNNNNNNNNNNNNNNNNNNNNNNNNNNNNNNNNNNNNNNNNNNNNNNNNNNNNNNNNNNNNNNNNNNNNNNNNNNNNNNNNNNNNNNNNNNNNNNNNNNNNNNNNNNNNNNNNNNNNNNNNNNNNNNNNNNNNNNNNNNNNNNNNNNNNNNNNNNNNNNNNNNNNNNNNNNNNNNNNNNNNNNNNNNNNNNNNNNNNNNNNNNNNNNNNNNNNNNNNNNNNNNNNNNNNNNNNNNNNNNNNNNNNNNNNNNNNNNNNNNNNNNNNNNNNNNNNNNNNNNNNNNNNNNNNNNNNNNNNNNNAAGAATGATGTGCAAGTTCTTGATATATCAACAGTTGATTTGGTCATCATACTCGGCAGGTTGATGCTATGGAAGGCCTGGGACAAACAGCACTGCACCTAGCGGTGTTCTATGCTTGGCACGATGGTGTAGAGACATTACTAAAGCACGGGGCCTCTCCCAATACCTTGTGTGAGCCTCCACCTGGGGTGAAGGGACTGAGGATTGAGACGCCTATGCACTCGGCAGTGCGTCGCGGAGACCTCCCTTCTACAATCCTCCTGCTTCAGCACCGTCCGGATCTTGCACAGAGAGACAGTGACCTGCGTTCTGTCCTCCACTTGGCAGCCTCTTCCCGCAGCCTTGAGATTATGCGCCAAAttctgaaagaaaaacaagtgagagaagtgattaagagtaaagaaagtaaagggaaCAGCGTCCTGCACATGGCCCTCATGACCGAATGTGACGCTGTCTGCGAGACAACAATACATGACCTTGTGAAAGAATTAGTGCACGTTGGGGCAGACATAAATGACGTCAACCTTCAGGGTGAGAGTCCACTCTTCTTTGCTGCCCAGCATCGTCTGTCCCGCGTGGTAGAGACTTTGATAGACTTCGGAGCTGACGTTACCGTGATGACACGCAACGGGCAGTCCCTGCTGCACGCTGCTTGTCTCCAGGGTTGTGCCACCAGTCTTGGTCACATCTTAAAAACTGGTAAAGTACAAGATCTGGTCATAAATTGCGACAACGACGGCTACGCACCTTTCCATTACGCAGTGCAGAGCGGCTCCATCGACTGCTGTGAGTTGCTGCTGACCAACGGTGACCACTTGACGCGAATGAATAAGGATGGATTGACGCGCTGCTCAGTCATCTTGAGGCAGCTTCCCTCTGCGACACAGCTCCTCACGCGGCTGTTTGACAATCACGTTCGCCTTTCCAACGTACCTCACCATGATCCAAACTTTCGCGTAACTTTTGATTATTCAGTTATAACTTTAGAAGAAGGTATCCAGAGCTCATTGATATCAGAACTGTCCTCCTCTCGCGTCGAGGCTCTACTTAAACACCCTTTGCTTgagagttttcttttcttgaagtGGAACAGAATTAAGCCCTTCTTCTACTGCACcgtatttttctatctcctgttcttGCTTCTTCATACCACATTTATTGTCATGACATTTGGCAGGAAATCTTGGGTTTGGCAGGGAAACGCCAATTCCTACACTGTATTCTTAGTCCTACATATCATTAtgttcctgttaataatgttccCAGACCTTGTCATTATGTTTGCAAACCTTAAGAAGTATCTGTATCAGTGGGAAACTTACACAAAGATTATCGCTCTCACTAGTTCTGCTTTTGTAGTGTTTAGTTGTTTCCCATTCTTCAAACATATCGATTTTCTGCCATCACAGGACCAAAGTATGAACAACTCATGGGAGAACAGTTCAGAGCCATCTACTGACGACATGATGGAAACGATGGTGAGTCCGAAGGTGGTGCGTTACGCTGCGGCAATCTCAGCGTTCTTCAGCTGGGTTGAATTCATGATGCTCCTAGGTCGCTTCCCGTCACTGGGAAGCTATGTTCTCATGTTCACTCGTGTCGCTCGTGCCATCATCAAGTTTTTAGCAGCGTTCTCCAGTCTTATAATTGGCTTTAGCGTGAGTTTTCTCGTGCTGTTTTCAAAAAAGGATGAGTTCGGTACGTTGCCTCTAAGTTTCACCAAGACTCTCATGATGATGATTGGAGAAATCGACTTCAGCAATCTAATCCATGATCTGGACTTTCTCAGCGGCGTGTTCCTTGTAGTGTTCCTCTTCCTGGTGTGCATTCTCATGACCAATCTTTTGATCGGTCTGGCTGTCAACGATCTTCCTGACCTCCAGCGGCAGGGTAAGATCCGAAGGTTGTCCAAGCAGGTGTCGTACTTAGTGTCTTATGAAcggctgatggtggtggcgcgTAGCCTATTCTGCTTCCCTCATCAGTTGCGTATTCTTTTGACTCATCGCTGCAAAATTCCACAATCAGTTGATGTGTTCCCCAACAAAAGCAATGGCTACAGAGTTTCTCGGAAGAGTAGTCACTACCCAATTCCCACCGAGACGCTGCAGGAGGCAATCATACTGGGAAACGATGACTCTAAAATAGACTTTAACtccatggaggaggaagacacccTTTCAATGCAATTCAGATCATTCAAAATCAAATATGATCGTGACCGCCGCCAGTTGCAGCGCCGCCTGACACAGTTGCCGGACacaatcaccacggaaactatGCTGAAAGAGCGCTTGGATCGAATGGAGCAGATGATCCAATACCAGATACTCAATCTGTCTCTGCAACTCCAGAAGCATCATTTTGTGTGTACCAACTGCCAACAACTTTTGCCTGATACTCGGACTCAGAAAGGCCAGTGGCAGACGGTAATCCCAAAAAACTTCCAGGTCATTAATGCAACACAGAGTTGTCCTGTTCAGCAATCTGATAATAATTGGTTTCCAGCCCAGGCCGCGCAACCGCTGTCAGCAACGCGCAATGTACCACAAGCCATCTCTGGCAATATGAGACTTCAAACTCCATTACACCAACACCCTTCCATGTATAAGAAGCAaacgtagtctctctctctctctctctctctctctctctctctctctctctctgacaaagcTTGGCACAAACGTACATTACTACTCTAGTTTCATCATCGTTCCTCTCACAGACTGAGCGACCAGTCTTCCTAAAGTAAATGGTACAAACGTAATGTGTTATAAGAAACCAAACACTCCATCATGGCTTAGCTGACCACCATCGCACCGCCATGGCATTTCGTGTAAGGCTCtggatattattatttattgtatatGTTATATCTTATTGTATCCTATTTCTGGCtgtatttgtttttgctttgttgAAGTCATATTTTTATACCATAATTTTTATCCAGTGAACATCACAATACATTAAACTTATaccgattattattattcctcagCAATAATATACTGAAAACAGGAATAGGCATAAACCAGTTACATATATATCATGTACAGTACAAAGGAAGAGtaaatttttattattcattcaaaGTAAATGAAAACTATGAGTCCAAGGTAAGTAAGAAATTAGCCGATACTCGAATTTTAGGATTTTCCAAAGAGAAGTATAAATCACCTTTGTCGGGGATGAgccaagcaagcaagcaaaacATGGCGCAGGGAACATCTCTGCTTGACAGATGTGACGGTAAACCTGGTACAGCATTaactcgtttgtgtgtgtgtgtgtgtgtgtgtgtgtgtgtgtgtgtgtgtgtgtgtgtgtgtgtgtgtgtgtgtttcactgtgtgatctgctgcagtctctgacgagacagccagacgttaccctacggaacgagctcagagctcattatttccgaccttcggataggcctgagaccaggcacacaccacacaccgggacaacaaggtcacaactcctcgatttacatcccgtacctactcactgctaggtgaacaggggctacacgtgaaaggagagacacccggccggggaatcgaaccccggtcctctggcttgtgtgtgtgtgtgtgtgtgtgtgtgtatatatatatatatatatatatatatatatatatatatatatatatatatatatatatatatatatatatatatatatatatatatatatatatatatatatatatatatatatatatatatatatatatatatatatatatatatatatatatatatatatatatatatatatatatatatatatatatatatatatatatatatatatatatatatatatatatatatatatatatatatatatatatatatatatatatatatatatatatatatatatatatatatatatatatatatatatatatatatatatatatatatatatatatatatatatatatatatatatatatatatatatatatatatatatatatatatatatatatatatatatatatgccatgaAATGGAACAGATTGGTAGGTTGGTGGTGTAAGGAAACTTAGGAGTCGCAGGAGTACTTTATTTCTCTAACGCAGGGTTTctctttttacccttgcgtaacccttgAAAATTAATCACATGTttcaaggaacccctgcgcagaaacaaaattatataccatatatttctcattttattttcatcatatttcacgtgacaaatatcataatataatttcttttaataactggtttaaggaaaaataatatattataatattataataaccaATAATTTATTGAGCGTGTTTAATTATATTAcgtatatgaaattaaataaaaagtaaaaaagtgctTTAGCTTATCTCACTTGTTCTTGCGGAACCCTTAGGGACCTTTTGCGGAATCCTAGGGTTCCGGGGAACCCCGGTTGAGAAACCCTGCTCTAACGTTTCACCTACAACGCTTCTTCATTGAGAATGATCTACAGGCAGTCGACCGAGCACCTATATACCCCCTCCATGGTGTGGTCCTACGCAGGGGTATATATAGATGCTCGGTCGACTGCCTGTATATCATTATCTCTGAAGAAGCCTTGTAGGCGAAACGTTAGAGAAATAAAGTACTCCTGCGAATCCCAAGTTTCCTTACcccaccaatatatatatatatatatatatatatatatatatatatatatatatatatatatatatatatatatatatatatattggcagTGTCCATCttcaaaactatgaaaaaaaaatcaagaggtTCCACTTTGTATGATGCACCAGAGTAAAGAGCCACAGTTCGATGACCGTCAACTGCCCACAGCCAACACTGAACTTATCACTGTTGCTTCGGTCTTGACAATTAGGAATGGATACAGAACTATTGAAACTAACGACGTCTTGCATCATAAGTTTAGAACTTCAAAATAACTTTTATAAAATGCATTAGATaacaatgacgatgatgatgatgatgatgatgatgatgatgatgatgatgatgatgatgatgatgatgatgataataataataataataaaggtacGGATAAAAATTCAACaaattaaggaggaaggaatggggtATGAAATACAATGCATTATGTAGGTAGTTCCTTTGCAGCCAAGGCAGTTCTTAATTCCCTAAATAAGGATCAAAATTTTATTCATATGTAAAACTAGTAATCAATCAATAAAACATAATAGGAAATCAGTTGCTGGCAGAATAATATGTTTGTAAGAACATTGTCAGTCGTTGTATGAGTCAGTATGACCTCACTAACATTGCCAGTAAGGagacgaaaaacaaaaaggGGACCATAGATATTACAATTTCAAAGTATAAAGACACGTAGTGGTGCAAGTCCTCTATTCGGTCACAGTCGATGACATACACTGAAAAATATTCAACAACCAGAACGAGAATGGAAaatatcggaaaaaaaaaaaggatgacgaCAGCCTATTAAGAGCGAGAGCTGTTTTCAAGACTAATTAATAGTGTTTAATGCTGCTTTCATCGAAGGGATTGTAAATGCGGGTTCATACGTGCCCATTTaagactgaaattttacgtacgCAGGgtttccgactcatcccttctagtcgcAAAGTGTCAGACGTAGctcctggaaagtatcgactagttggcgccttggcggtaagtaaatgtaaacaaacagctaaccACCAAGATGTCaccctccagtgacgatgctcaagctgtggttgctcttcttttggcgtaccggaagagtcaacagaaaagaaaatgcctgtggatacgtccctggctatgtagaagaaaagaaaggagtgtctaccacactctaaattagctTACATTTGttataagaaaattgttaatcttaagaagactgcaCAATtccgatcaaattaaatcctgacaagtcttcaatcctcacctccaacaccaccCTGTATTGAGGGAAActtcttgtagagtggcagttatttcgtcgaacgacgatttgcgcaagcttttctttactgtataattaatttctggggtatcagatgtgtttttttttttccgtcaccAACTCTAATATCTTCTCCATATCTGGAaatcacattttcaaagcttactccgtgacacCACGACGTAAACAAggtcgcaaatcgactaacaAGACCTGTTTTGCAACTGCTTTCTGCAGTCACCCAGGCACCGATtgtgagtcggaaactctacgtatGTAAAATATCAGTCGCAAGATGTCCCAATTCAAGTGTGGTGAGCCAGccgcagaggagagagaagcaatTACGTATCCCTCCTCTGCGTCAAGCAGATTCAGACATAAAATGAAATTACAGAAAAGAAATGGGTGTAGAGAGACTTCAAAAACGTCAATTGAAAAGGAACAGAAATTCAGTTAGAGCATTCATTCGAAATAACACCTCGATGAGCAAAGTGCAAAGAGTGTtagcacattaaaaaaaaatccttgataTTCACTTGTAGAAAGTGTTATGCTTATTATGGAGATTTATCACCTGTCTAATACCAGAAGCAAAATTCAGGAAGTAGTTGTAGTGTTCGTCTAATTCAAGCAAGTCCTTGTGCACAGCAATCCTAAAAAAAACGCCCGATAAATCCCTCCCAAAGGTATTAACTAACTCACGCTTGGAACGGGCATGCTGTGGCTGCCTGCTACAGTCATGCTTAGCTGTTGCAAATTGGTAAGAGGAATGAAAATCTAGACTTCAAAAGACAACACTTATgccagaaaaaaagggagaggaaggatcgGAAATAATACTGACCATGTCTGGAAATAAGGCCAAATTTAGATCCGCGATCGGAGATTGTAATTAATGGGATGAGTAGAAATATTAACAGAACATGACGCGGGGATATTACTCGGCAAGTAAATGAAGGTGGATAAGGCTTCTGGGTCAGATAACCTTATTCCTGCAGGGTGTCTTCTCGATGTTACCAGCACGATGGCTGCTAGCCATTACTTCCCCGTtaaatgttgtttttttgtctggCATGTATCCTGTGTCGTGGATGAGGGTTAAAGAATGAAAGCAGATCTTGTTGATAATTACAAGCGAATTAATGTAATCAATTCTATTTCAAAGCTGTATGACATGGTTCCGCCCATTTCGTGAACAGGCAGGAGCGCAAAGTAAACGCGAGTGTATTGAGCATATTGTTGCTTTATCCCTGCTCACGAATGTTGCTCGCAGGGAAAAAGCATAAACTATTTGTAACCTGTGTTAATCTTAATAAAGCTTATGATATGGTCCCTCGTGACAAATTGTAATTTTAAAACGTATTGGGTGCGGTATATTAATCTTGGCTGCGTTAGTACTTAGTAGATATGTATAGTATCACGAGTCGGTGATTGAAG of the Portunus trituberculatus isolate SZX2019 chromosome 42, ASM1759143v1, whole genome shotgun sequence genome contains:
- the LOC123517703 gene encoding transient receptor potential channel pyrexia-like (The sequence of the model RefSeq protein was modified relative to this genomic sequence to represent the inferred CDS: added 424 bases not found in genome assembly), whose product is MHDLSRLLPDFFNTLMIWPFSGKQCSAALECFRGNKTDAQAELTLLPTMSPPGATMKDMMLVKDGCATSRIQMDEHESRSTESMPPIFAAIQNGDVEEVKDALKDDPETAINTKYGGVLPLHMACHARRLDMLAFLLQAGAKVDAMEGLGQTALHLAVFYAWHDGVETLLKHGASPNTLCEPPPGVKGLRIETPMHSAVRRGDLPSTILLLQHRPDLAQRDSDLRSVLHLAASSRSLEIMRQILKEKQVREVIKSKESKGNSVLHMALMTECDAVCETTIHDLVKELVHVGADINDVNLQGESPLFFAAQHRLSRVVETLIDFGADVTVMTRNGQSLLHAACLQGCATSLGHILKTGKVQDLVINCDNDGYAPFHYAVQSGSIDCCELLLTNGDHLTRMNKDGLTRCSVILRQLPSATQLLTRLFDNHVRLSNVPHHDPNFRVTFDYSVITLEEGIQSSLISELSSSRVEALLKHPLLESFLFLKWNRIKPFFYCTVFFYLLFLLLHTTFIVMTFGRKSWVWQGNANSYTVFLVLHIIMFLLIMFPDLVIMFANLKKYLYQWETYTKIIALTSSAFVVFSCFPFFKHIDFLPSQDQSMNNSWENSSEPSTDDMMETMVSPKVVRYAAAISAFFSWVEFMMLLGRFPSLGSYVLMFTRVARAIIKFLAAFSSLIIGFSVSFLVLFSKKDEFGTLPLSFTKTLMMMIGEIDFSNLIHDLDFLSGVFLVVFLFLVCILMTNLLIGLAVNDLPDLQRQGKIRRLSKQVSYLVSYERLMVVARSLFCFPHQLRILLTHRCKIPQSVDVFPNKSNGYRVSRKSSHYPIPTETLQEAIILGNDDSKIDFNSMEEEDTLSMQFRSFKIKYDRDRRQLQRRLTQLPDTITTETMLKERLDRMEQMIQYQILNLSLQLQKHHFVCTNCQQLLPDTRTQKGQWQTVIPKNFQVINATQSCPVQQSDNNWFPAQAAQPLSATRNVPQAISGNMRLQTPLHQHPSMYKKQT